The Akkermansia muciniphila genome includes the window ATGTCCGCGCCCTGGGTGTTGGTGCCCAGCAGGTGGCCGCCCTTGAGGGGAGGGGCCGGGTGGTAGAAGATGCGGCTGATCTTGTTTTCGTCCGTTTGTTTCAGGAAGTCCTCCTTGGTGCCGGGGCCGCTGTAGTGCTCCGCCACGATCTGGTTGTTTTCATACGTGGCGCTGTACACCTCCGTCCGGTCTTCCAGCCAGCCGGTGGCGCGGTCCACCTTTTTTCCCTTTCGGAATTTGTAGCTGACGTGGGGGAGTGCTTCTTCATCCTTGTGCAGCCGGGAGGCCAGGCCGGAGTATGGTTTGCCGCTGGACTCGCAGACGAGGCCGTCTTCATTTACCACCAGGGCCTCGGAACCGGGATTGGTGGAATCCCCCGTGGGATCGTACGGAACCAGGGGCATGATGACCAGGGAGGGCTTGCCGGGTTGTCCGGCCTGTTTTTTCAGTTCGCGGTAATTGGCTTCCGCATCCGCAAAGTCCCCGGTCTGGCCAAAGGTGGAACCCTGGTACACCTTGCGCATGATGGCGGGGAAGTACCAGGAACCGTCCTGGACCACAAGGAGCGCCCGCTTGCCCACCAGGCACTGGTCCATGCAGGCCAGCAGCGTCAGCACCAGCAGGATGATCAGGGAAACATATCCGCGGGAGATGCTTTTAAAGCGCTGGATGCGGCGCCTGGTGATGGGCGTGGGATTAAAACGGCGCGGGCCTTTCAGCATGATCCAGACCCCCACTCCGGCCATGACCAGCACGCAGGCCCAGCCGAACCACAGGAATTTTCCCTGCGGCGTCAGGAGGCCGCCGTTGTTCTGGTCCGTGCAGACGATGTTAAGCATGCTCATTTCCCGTGAGACGGTAAAGGGCCAGCTCAGTGTGGGCAGGAGCAGGCCGCACAGCTCTCCCACGGCGGTGAGGACCGCCAGAATGACCAGAAGGTATGCCAGTT containing:
- a CDS encoding ABC transporter permease subunit; the protein is MVRKLAYLLVILAVLTAVGELCGLLLPTLSWPFTVSREMSMLNIVCTDQNNGGLLTPQGKFLWFGWACVLVMAGVGVWIMLKGPRRFNPTPITRRRIQRFKSISRGYVSLIILLVLTLLACMDQCLVGKRALLVVQDGSWYFPAIMRKVYQGSTFGQTGDFADAEANYRELKKQAGQPGKPSLVIMPLVPYDPTGDSTNPGSEALVVNEDGLVCESSGKPYSGLASRLHKDEEALPHVSYKFRKGKKVDRATGWLEDRTEVYSATYENNQIVAEHYSGPGTKEDFLKQTDENKISRIFYHPAPPLKGGHLLGTNTQGADILAYLYGGLQVNMKAAIFYLPIVYFIGITFGMMMGYFGGMFDLGMQRLIEIFSQVPFLFIIMIISDMVPLQMKGMFLIISLLIMFGWMSMTYQLRTSTMKEKARDYVAAARVLGASTSRILFIHILPNLVAILVTLVPFSVSALILALASLDYLGFGLPDTYASWGRLLNDGLADLSASWVVTSAFAALVITLLLVTFIGEAIREAFDPKKFTTYK